A single genomic interval of Leptospira dzoumogneensis harbors:
- a CDS encoding motility associated factor glycosyltransferase family protein, whose amino-acid sequence MKEFRLDLLEKNLASLRSFAPEASERIGSSRINFEIIPTKTEDPSLKIGNVLLHSSVDPRKEAERQLADLKKGDEDRAFLFFGAGLGYSIQYTLGFDKIICVWMEPFPEIIKAAFSLFDFSPMILSGKLRIFLPPYEESAFYEGFKGISGYPVSFIPHRGSLQWKQEEYQELRFLAETFFHKKDVNTATLTRFEKVWTGNFIRNLPELVDMQPINELFGLCKSKVDVVVCGAGPSLYLSLQELKEYRENFILIAVDTALLILQKSGIDPDLVFSVDPQPLNSKYLEGYSGKAKFIFDPTTSYHSLRMPYIGKNHFLTSSPFPWIKLLENASESGLGAVDFGGSVSTNAASLAEKMDARSILLLGQDLSFPGSQAHCKGAILEERLNFLESRTQRREHHNYKQMTALPPKWIESVEGKKLRTNEKLLIFKKWFEERQKDRPWANLGKDGAKLEGILNITFKEWFKENPSNTKEVSGVKEKIRILLSSKIDGKKVSEELNKIRRELKEFGVQVSTGEIISEKIYGLIQNGEKDKESIRKALHEISLIDDRISSKKGLTEFLGISLQRVILAITEGYDTELTLEEKKNERLAVAKKSLLLYSGLKKSTEMNLQLISKTVRRF is encoded by the coding sequence ATGAAAGAATTCAGGTTGGATTTACTCGAAAAAAATTTGGCCTCACTTCGCAGCTTCGCGCCGGAAGCCTCCGAGAGAATTGGATCTTCCCGGATCAATTTCGAGATTATTCCTACAAAAACGGAAGATCCTAGTTTAAAGATCGGTAATGTTCTTTTGCATAGTTCTGTGGATCCCCGCAAAGAAGCGGAAAGACAGCTTGCGGATCTGAAAAAAGGGGACGAAGATAGAGCATTTCTATTTTTCGGAGCGGGCCTCGGCTATTCCATACAATATACATTAGGATTTGATAAAATAATCTGTGTATGGATGGAACCTTTTCCGGAGATTATCAAGGCGGCATTTTCACTTTTCGATTTTTCTCCCATGATCCTTTCAGGGAAGTTAAGAATATTTCTCCCTCCATACGAAGAATCCGCATTTTACGAAGGTTTTAAAGGGATCTCAGGGTATCCGGTGAGTTTTATTCCTCATAGAGGAAGTTTACAATGGAAACAGGAAGAATACCAAGAACTTAGATTTTTGGCCGAGACGTTCTTCCATAAAAAAGATGTAAATACTGCTACATTAACTAGGTTCGAGAAGGTCTGGACCGGGAATTTTATCCGGAATCTTCCGGAACTTGTGGATATGCAGCCAATAAACGAATTATTCGGTTTATGCAAATCCAAAGTGGATGTGGTTGTTTGCGGGGCCGGACCTTCTCTCTATCTTTCTTTGCAGGAACTGAAAGAATATAGGGAAAATTTTATATTGATCGCGGTCGATACCGCTCTTCTCATTCTGCAAAAATCAGGAATAGATCCGGACCTTGTATTTAGTGTGGATCCCCAGCCTTTAAATTCTAAATATTTAGAAGGATATTCCGGAAAAGCAAAATTCATATTCGATCCGACCACTTCCTATCATTCATTAAGAATGCCTTATATAGGAAAAAATCATTTTCTGACTTCTTCTCCTTTTCCTTGGATCAAACTTTTGGAGAATGCATCCGAAAGCGGGTTGGGGGCCGTGGATTTCGGGGGTTCCGTTTCCACCAATGCAGCCAGTCTTGCGGAGAAGATGGATGCAAGATCCATTTTACTTTTAGGACAAGACCTTTCCTTTCCTGGCTCTCAAGCGCACTGCAAGGGAGCGATCTTAGAAGAAAGATTGAACTTTTTGGAATCCAGAACTCAAAGAAGAGAACATCATAATTATAAACAAATGACCGCTTTACCTCCTAAGTGGATCGAGTCCGTAGAAGGAAAAAAGCTCAGGACAAATGAAAAACTTCTGATCTTTAAAAAATGGTTCGAAGAAAGACAAAAAGATCGCCCTTGGGCCAACCTAGGTAAAGACGGAGCAAAGTTAGAAGGTATCCTGAATATTACGTTTAAAGAATGGTTTAAAGAAAATCCTTCGAATACAAAAGAGGTTTCCGGGGTAAAAGAGAAGATCCGGATACTTTTATCCTCCAAGATAGATGGAAAAAAAGTATCGGAAGAATTAAACAAGATCCGCAGAGAATTAAAGGAATTCGGGGTCCAAGTCTCGACAGGAGAAATTATTTCCGAAAAAATATACGGTCTTATTCAAAACGGAGAGAAGGATAAAGAGTCCATTCGAAAAGCATTACATGAGATTTCCTTAATAGACGATCGGATCAGTTCTAAAAAAGGACTCACTGAGTTTTTAGGGATCAGCTTACAAAGAGTGATCTTAGCGATTACTGAAGGATACGATACAGAACTCACATTAGAAGAGAAGAAGAACGAAAGACTTGCAGTCGCAAAAAAGAGCCTTCTTCTCTATTCCGGGCTGAAAAAAAGTACGGAAATGAATCTACAGCTTATCAGCAAAACAGTAAGGCGTTTTTAG